Proteins encoded by one window of Gouania willdenowi chromosome 4, fGouWil2.1, whole genome shotgun sequence:
- the faslg gene encoding tumor necrosis factor ligand superfamily member 6, with translation MSFPQNFPLPPVFMVDGRTAPQHPAEAPALIPCWSFPPAQQRVMHRRRRKCWGIGHGAAVVVLLLFLLVFAALGFEAYQIFNIQKTLKEIKQVKPMTEFETPQKQIGPWEAETNQNTRQDRPAAHVIGLNHNPQNVLRWESKAGQGFTSGGVTYQAEDGALQVNQTGLYHIYSRVEVLLRGCSSSSSTVHSVFLRRKGYALPVTLMEAFKASVCSPQRPSQSWTTESYLSSIHQLRKHDRVYVNVSNPAALHLSHNANFFGLYMI, from the exons ATGAGCTTCCCACAAAACTTCCCTCTTCCACCAGTGTTCATGGTAGATGGCAGGACAGCTCCACAGCACCCAGCCGAGGCCCCGGCCCTCATCCCGTGCTGGTCCTTCCCACCCGCCCAGCAGAGAGTGATGCACCGTAGGAGGAGGAAGTGCTGGGGTATCGGCCATGGAGCGGCTGTggtggtgctgctgctgttccTGCTTGTGTTCGCTGCTCTGGGCTTTGAGGCCTATCAGATCTTCAACATACAGAAAACACTGAAAGAAATAAAGCAG GTCAAACCCATGACTGAGTTTGAGACACCTCAGAAGCAAATAG GTCCCTGGGAAGCAGAAACAAACCAAAATACCAGACAGGACAGGCCAGCAGCTCACGTCATAG GGTTGAATCACAACCCCCAAAACGTTTTGCGATGGGAGTCAAAGGCAGGTCAGGGGTTCACCTCTGGAGGAGTGACGTACCAGGCTGAGGATGGAGCTCTGCAGGTCAACCAGACCGGACTCTACCACATTTACTCTCGTGTGGAGGTGCTGTTGAGGGGATGCTCTTCCTCTTCGTCCACGGTTCACTCTGTGTTTCTAAGGAGGAAAGGATACGCCCTGCCTGTCACGCTGATGGAGGCCTTCAAAGCAAGTGTGTGCAGCCCTCAGAGGCCGAGCCAGTCCTGGACCACAGAGAGTTACCTCAGCTCCATCCATCAGCTCAGGAAACACGACCGCGTTTATGTGAACGTTTCCAACCCTGCTGCCCTCCACCTCTCACACAATGCCAACTTCTTTGGACTGTACATGATCTGA
- the caiap gene encoding CARD- and ANK-domain containing inflammasome adapter protein gives MSLPKSLDAQAESKYTNPYAVDVIRTKRRDLVYGISHTEDLLNLLVTHGVITAVKRSIVLTLRSRKDQNSRILDIVESRGERACRKFFHPCLMLAEPELYQRIKTFVGDVNEHFQDPRRQLIGYLLEMDKVIKTSQNEPRRTNNRRNILELKKVEDKLTKGMSDLIQLIATNGDMALLEKFLNDTDINTVNSSKNTLLHVAAEHGNVSAAELLICKGAKVDLQNNTGCTALHRAASRGHTDIVKALIQAGAPIHVVDDQGRTPVHLAAEQLQLESVSVLVKEEASQPESLRKNTFLHMAGREDNWKLMELLLQNGAPVDAMNNQMNTALFYAVQESNSKAVEVLLNAGAKVNFDIINEALKSKQDTILQLLLDKSQGFLGEDVLGPALFTTVRLNQDRMMDLLIKGGADVNIWNKKRYTPLLLSAELGHTEVFRVLVAENADLDVRLSDFSSALHLGVQSGNTSIVRALLEKGMDPDIKTVKGFTPLHVAAHYDRAEIVALLVKGGAQVNSVDQQGLTPLHIASQLAHTDVVVQLVQGKAATEVKDRQGRTALHLAAHSGGKSSLIDLLLSANSNVNVSDNEKKTALHLAAMDGDKHVVASLLSHKAKVLVRDMDGSTPLHYAAAGGHASIVSILLRSVNNRGLEDRNAWRKTSLHVAAEKGHDGVVVVLLETGAKVNATDQSKDTPLHCAARGGHPSVVERLLNWGQTGPKGQQNMVNLQMTNKVGKTALQVAESENSPQHENISIILKKRMLLIK, from the exons atgagtttACCCAAAAGTTTAGATGCTCAGGCAGAATCAAAGTATACAAACCCTTATGCAGTGGATGTAATCCGGACTAAAAGAAGAGATCTGGTTTACGGAATCTCACACACAGAGGATCTTTTGAATCTTCTCGTTACTCATGGAGTCATTACAGCAGTGAAGAGATCCATCGTTTTGACCCTCAGGAGTCGCAAAGATCAGAACTCGAGGATCTTGGACATCGTAGAGTCCAGAGGGGAAAGAGCATGTCGCAAATTCTTCCACCCTTGTCTCATGTTGGCAGAGCCTGAGCTTTACCAGCGAATCAAAACCTTTGTTGGGGATGTGAACGAACACTTTCAAGACCCAAGAAGACAGCTAATAGGGTATTTACTGGAGATGGATAAGGTTATCAAAACTTCCCAAAATGAACCTCGAAGGACTAAT AATAGAAGAAACATCCTGGAACTTAAAAAAGTAGAGGATAAACTAACTAAAGGTATGTCTGACCTCATTCAGCTGATAGCAACAAATGGAGACATGGCATTACTGGAAAAGTTTTTAAATGACACAGATATCAACACAGTTAATTCCTCCAAAAATACATTGTTACATGTTGCAGCAGAACATGGGAATGTATCTGCCGCTGAGCTGCTGATCTGTAAAGGAGCCAAAGTGGACCTGCAAAATAACACTGGATGCACGGCCCTTCACAGAGCAGCCAGCAGGGGGCACACTGACATTGTCAAAGCTCTCATCCAAGCAGGTGCACCCATCCATGTTGTAGATGATCAAGGTAGAACTCCCGTTCACTTGGCTGCAGAACAACTTCAGCTAGAGAGTGTAAGTGTTCTGGTCAAAGAGGAGGCCTCACAGCCCGAAAGCCTGAGAAAGAACACGTTTCTGCACATGGCAGGCAGAGAAGATAACTGGAAGCTGATGGAGTTACTGCTGCAAAATGGGGCCCCTGTTGATGCAATGAACAACCAAATGAACACAGCATTGTTTTATGCAGTCCAGGAGAGCAATAGCAAGGCTGTGGAAGTTCTTCTAAATGCTGGAGCTAAAGTGAACTTTGACATCATAAACGAAGCCCTAAAGTCCAAACAAGACACAATCCTCCAACTGCTGCTTG ATAAATCTCAAGGATTCTTGGGTGAAGATGTACTGGGTCCTGCTCTCTTTACAACTGTGAGACTGAATCAGGACCGAATGATGGACCTACTGATAAAGGGCGGAGCAGATGTGAACATCTGGAACAAAAAAAGATACACTCCTCTCCTACTGTCAGCAGAGCTGGGACACACAGAGGTGTTCAG aGTGTTGGTTGCAGAAAATGCTGACCTAGATGTAAGATTATCTGACTTCTCCTCTGCCTTGCATCTGGGTGTGCAGAGTGGCAACACTTCTATAGTTCGGGCACTGCTGGAAAAAGGCATGGACCCCGACATTAAGACAGTTAAGGGCTTTACTCCCCTGCACGTTGCCGCTCATTATGACAGAGCAGAAATAGTGGCTCTGTTGGTAAAAGGCGGCGCACAG GTAAATAGTGTAGACCAGCAGGGACTGACCCCTCTACACATAGCCAGTCAGCTGGCTCACACAGACGTGGTGGTCCAACTGGTTCAGGGCAAAGCGGCCACAGAAGTGAAGGACAGACAGGGGAGGACAGCTCTGCACTTGGCCGCTCACTCAGGAGGAAAGAGCTCCCTGATAGACTTGCTGCTTTCTGCCAACTCCAATGTAAATGTCTCGGATAACGAGAAAAAGACGGCGCTTCACCTCGCTGCCATGGATGGGGACAAACACGTGGTAGCTTCACTGTTGTCCCACAAGGCAAAGGTTTTAGTGAGAGACATGGATGGCTCTACACCTCTGCATTATGCAGCTGCTGGTGGGCACGCCAGCATCGTGTCCATTCTTCTCCGTTCAGTCAACAACAGAGGGCTTGAAGACAGGAATGCCTGGAGGAAGACATCGCTGCATGTTGCAGCTGAAAAAGGACACGATGGCGTGGTGGTTGTGCTCTTAGAGACGGGGGCAAAGGTCAACGCCACAGATCAGAGTAAAGACACTCCTCTGCACTGTGCTGCACGTGGTGGCCATCCAAGTGTTGTGGAGAGGCTTCTGAACTGGGGCCAAACGGGGccgaaaggacaacaaaatatggTGAATCTGCAGATGACAAACAAAGTGGGCAAGACGGCGCTTCAGGTGGCTGAGAGTGAGAACTCACCACAGCATGAGAACATTAGCATCATACTCAAGAAAAGGATGCTTCTCATCAAATAG
- the LOC114462562 gene encoding uncharacterized protein LOC114462562, translating into MARNEEKQQGRLNRLWLQKERDEGRLKDVHERRPKLASLTTASSVKKWIPSIKKDIEYYLQQSQLSHYPERKIAEFELQINSLESEYKRFITKLRVLDPSCQHTPWTPRAYCKRRADTDDSARPGHSLKLKNPRPSSFHDGINQWGDSGHECSVAERRLSSAQAVASLHPDSDTTGSVCGVQDQPLSFNRTRLAVATAAFRGPSFLPAASQTQHLAKLLQAGLPNLSTTPTSRKAANSPVETERHAEGQKAAALQESGGGTEERTAHVLGLDCYSSSDDDCDL; encoded by the exons ATGGCGAGAAACGAGGAAAAGCAACAAGGGAGGTTGAACAGACTGTGGCTCCAGAAAGAGAGAGACG agGGACGTCTCAAAGATGTGCACGAGAGAAGACCCAAACTG GCATCCCTCACAACAGCCTCTTCTGTGAAAAAGTGGATTCCCAGTATCAAAAAAGACATAGAATATTACTTGCAG CAATCCCAGCTTTCCCACTATCCAGAGAGGAAAATTGCGGAGTTTGAGCTTCAGATTAATTCTTTAGAGAGCGAGTACAAAAGGTTCATTACCAAACTTCGAGTCCTTGATCCCTCGTGCCAGCACACGCCTTGGACTCCTCGAGCTTACTGCAAAAGGCGAGCGGACACCGATGACTCTGCAAGACCAGGACACAGTTTAAAAT TGAAAAACCCTCGGCCCTCCAGTTTTCACGATGGTATCAACCAGTGGGGTGACAGTGGCCATGAATGCTCCGTGGCAGAGAGACGCCTCAGCTCGGCCCAAGCTGTAGcttccctccaccctgactcAGATACCACAGGGTCGGTGTGCGGCGTCCAGGACCAGCCTCTCTCTTTCAACCGCACACGACTAGCAGTGGCTACGGCTGCTTTCAGAGGTCCTTCGTTTCTACCCGCGGCTTCACAAACGCAACATCTGGCCAAACTACTGCAAGCTGGACTTCCAAATCTAAGTACTACGCCTACGTCAAGAAAAGCAGCGAACAGCCCGGTGGAAACGGAGCGTCACGCTGAAGGACAGAAAGCTGCTGCTCTGCAGGAGTCAGGAGGAGGGACAGAAGAGAGGACGGCTCACGTCCTGGGCCTGGACTGTTACTCCTCTTCAGATGATgactgtgacctttga